A region of the Pirellulales bacterium genome:
CCGATGGAAAGTTCACCGATGAAGCCCCCGATTATCAAGGGCAATGGGTGAAGTCTGCCGACAAACAGATCATTCATGATCTCAAGTCCAAAGGGCTTTTGTTTCACCGCGAAGAATACCGCCACGAGTATCCATTCTGCTGGCGGGCCGAAGAAGATCCGCTCATTCAGTATCCGCGAAAGAGTTGGTTTATTCGCACGAGCGATAACAAGGAGGCGATGCTCGAGAACAATCGGCAGATCCATTGGCTGCCGGAACATATCAAGGAGGGTCGGTTCGGGAATTTTCTTGAAACGAACGTCGATTGGGCCCTCAGCCGCGAGCGGTTTTGGGGGACGCCGCTGCCGATTTGGGTTTGCGACGAGACCGGCAAGATGGAAGCCGTGGCCAGCTACGACGAGCTGCTCAAGAAGCCGGGCGTGACGGGGACCGAAGTTTGGGACACGGCCAAGAAAGCGAACCCGAACCTGGCCGACGATTTGAAGGTTCACAAGCCGTACATCGACGAAGTGCGGTACGATTCGCCGTTCGCGGCCGGCGCAAAGATGACCCGCGTAAAAGACGTTATCGACTGTTGGTACGACAGTGGGGCGATGCCGTTCGCGCAATGGGGATATCAAGGGAGAAAGGCAGAAGGGAGCGGGCAGAAAGCAGAAGAGAATTTTCGCACGCAGTTTCCGGCGGACTTCATCAGCGAGGCGCTCGATCAGACGCGCGGATGGTTTTATAGCCAGCTTGCGATTTCGACGTTGTTGTTTCCAAAGGACGAGAATCCGTATCCCCATCCGTTTCGCAACTGCATCGTCCTTGGCCTGATGCTCGGCGAAGATGGACAGAAAATGTCGAAGAGCAAGCGAAACTACCGTGAGCCTGGCGAAATCTTTGATAAATATGGGGCCGATGCGTTGCGGTGGTATTTCTTCGCGACACAGCCGCCCTGGACGACGATTCGCTACAGCGAACGGGCGATTCGGGACAGCATTCCGGAGTTTCTGCTGCGGCTGTGGAATGTGTATAGCTTCTTTGTGATCTATGCGAATATTGATGGGTTTGAGCCAGCCGCGGAGTTGGCAGAGTTCAGGATTCAGGGTTCAGGGCGAGAAATCGAGTTTGAAACGCTAGAGTCAAGTGCATTGGCTCAAGCGAAATCGTATCGTCCGATCAAGGAGCGCAGCGAGCTGGATCGGTGGATTTTGAGCGAGTTGAATCGGACGGCGAAGCATGTCGTTGAGCGGATGGATGCTTACGACAACTACGGGGCGGCGCAGCGGATTATTGAGTTCGTCGATGCGCTGTCGAACTGGTACGTCCGACGCAGCCGCGATCGGTTTTGGAGCGAGGATAAGCGTAGCCCCAATAAACTCGATGCCTATTGGACGCTCTACGAATGCTTGTTGACGACGGCAAAGATCGTGGCACCGTTTGTACCGTTTTTGGCGGAGGAGATGTGGCGAAATTTGGCAGGCGGCGAGCAACGGGCGGCAGGCCACCAAATACACTCAGCCGCCAGCCGCCAGCCGCCAGCGAACGTTGTACCCAGTGTCCATCTCACCGACTTTCCCACCGGCGATGCAGGCGCAATCGACGAGCAACTTTCGGCACAGATGAATTTAGTGCGCGAGATTGCTTCGCTTGGTTTGGCGGCGCGGATGGGGGCGAAGCTCAAGGTGCGGCAGCCGCTGGCGAAAGTCGAGGTGATTCTGGCCGATCGCTCGCAGCAAGCTTGGCTCGAAGGGCATGTCGAGCTTTTGAAAAAGGAACTCAACGTCAAGCAAGTCGAGTTCACGCAGCAGGCCGATCATTATATCACTTACACTGTGCTTCCCGATTTGAAGCGTCTTGGCCCGAGGCTGGGAAAGAAGTTGCCGCTCGTGAAAATCGCCCTCGGCAATGCCGACGCGGCGAAGTTGCTCGCCGAAATGGAATCGACGGGAAGCGTCTCACTACCGCTTGACGACGGCAGCAGGCAATCGCTCGACCGCGACGATCTGCAAGTGCGGCTGCAAGCCAAGCCGGGCTGGGCGGCGGCGCAAGGGAAAGACTGCGTCGTCGTGCTAGCAACCAGAATTCCTGCGGAACTGGTCACTGAAGGAGTGGCCCGCGAGTTGGTACATGCGATCCAAAGTCTACGTAAAGACACCGGCTGTGACTATACCGATCGGATCGAGGTCGGCATCGTAACCGACTCGGCCGAAATTCGCCGTGCAGTGGAGCAGTTCAACGAGTACCTCTGCGGCGAAACGCTGGCCGTGAAATTGACGCTTAGCTCGATCGATCGTATCGCGCCGGTGGAAGTGAAGCTTGGCGAGGATTCGCTCAAGTTGTACGCCAAAGTCACGGCAAAATGACCATTGAAACTCGGCGAATCGCCGCAGATTTCGTGGATGGATAAATTGGATTGTCGATTGATTCGTCGACTTCGTAACCGCTAAGATTCGCTAATCCACGCGAATGATTCATCAACACTTTCAATTTGCGCCAGATGGCGTCTGATAGCGGTTCAACGGTGATCCGCGTTCATCTGCAGTACTTGGGTTGTCGATGCAATTCACACCCGGCCAACATGTTTCGCCCTTGCGGATCGCCGTACTAATTTCCGGCGGTGGCACGACGCTGCGGAATTTGATCGACAAAATCGGTAAGTCGCAGCTCGACGCAAAGATCGAACTGGTCATTTCCAGCGCTGCGAAAGCGCGCGGATTGGATTTCGCCCGCGCAGCCAGCATCCCGATACAAATCGTCTCTCCGAGCAAATTCACGTCCGCCGCCGAGTTCAGTGAGGCCACTTTTAACTCTTGTCGCGCTGCGGGCGTGCATCTGGTCGTGATGGGTGGCTACTTGAAACACGTGCTGATTCCCGACGACTTTTCCGGCCGTGTCGTCAACATCCACCCAGCGCTGTTGCCCGGTTTCGGCGGCCGAGGGTTCTACGGACGGTATGTGCATCAAGCGGTGCTCGAGTCCGGCGCGCGAATCAGCGGTTGCACCGTGCATTTCGTCGATAATCAATACGACCACGGGCCGATCATATTGCAAAAAACGGTCCCCGTGCTCGAAGACGATACACCGGAAACTCTTGCCACCCGCGTCTTTGCCGCCGAATGCGAAGCCTATCCCGAAGCGCTGCGGATGATTGCCCGCGAACGTCGGGCGAAACCATGACCAACGACGAAATCGAGCGAAGCGTCGCAGAAAAGCGCGGGCGGCATTGTAACCCTCGTCAGCGGTGGCGCGGCTAGCGGGTCGAGACGTTTTCACCGCCGACCGTTCCTGCGACCATCAATCGCGCGAGCGTTTGCGAAAGCTGATCGAGCGATTTGCGGCTAGGCAGCGTCACGGTCAGCCGTGGCCGACCTTCGGCGTCGCTTTCGACACAGCTTTCCAGGCGGGTTCGCAGGTCGTTGACCATCGGCTCCGGAGCGTGCGGCGAATGTTCTTGGTTGCCGGTGACGAGTTGATCGAGGAATTGGAACACTGCGCCCAGCAGTTGGCCACCGGCTTCCGAAACGCGCTGGCGATGAATCTGTTCGCGCTGCACTTCTTGCTCGCGTTGCTGCTGAACCGATTGATCGAGTGGCGCGGCAGGCTTGGCGCCCAGCAGAATTTCCAGGCGAGACTTGAGCTCCTCGGTGCCGCTGCGCATTTCCACCGTATCCACGTCGGAATTGGGATCGAGCGCTGCCAGGGCCAGGTCTTTCTTGGCCGACAGCGTGGCCAGTAAATTTTCTTCCAAGGTTCCTTCGGTCACAAGAATGAAGACTTGTACGCTCTGCGTCTGCCCCATGCGGTGGGCTCGGCCGATACGCTGCTCGAGTACCGCAGGATTCCACGGCAAATCGACATTGATCACCGTGTTGGCCGCTTGCAGATTCAAGCCCGTACTGCCGGCGTTGCTGGTCAGGAAAAACCGGCACTCGGGATTCGTCTGAAACTCATGCACCAACTGCTCCCGCTCTTTTTGCGGCACAGAGCCGTCGAGGCGAACAAAGTTCATGCGGCGGTGCTTCAACAGCGGCTCGATCAGGTCGAGCATCGTCGTCCATTCGGAAAACAGCACCACCTTGCGGTCAGCTTCATCGGCAATGTCGTCGAACAATTCCTCCAGTCGTTCGAGCTTCGTCGAGAAATTAGGCTTCTCTTTCGTCACCAAGTAAGAAGCGTCAGCTGACATGCGGCACATGAGCAGCGCCATTCTCAGCCGCAGCAAATCCATTTCACTGATGAACTTCTTGCGCACGATGGCAGCCACTTTTTGCATGTGGGCGTCGTGCAATGCAAGCTGCTCATCCGAAGGTGGAATCCGGACGATTTCGGTCGTCCGCTCGGGCAGCTCGAGACGAACGGAATCGCGCGTTCGGCGCAGCAAAATGGGCTGCAGTCGCTGGCGCAAGCGATCGAGGTTCTTATAGCCCAGGACTTTGCCTTTTTCGTCCACAATTCGGTGCTGGTTAAAGAACCGGAACCCAGGGCCGAGGCGGCGGTCATCGATGAATTGCACGACCGAATACAGCTCGTCCAGTCGGTTTTCCAGCGGCGTGCCCGACAAAACCAACGCGAAACGCGACTTGAGCGCCTTGATCACTCGGCTTGTTTTCGACTCCCAGTTCTTGATCCGCTGCCCTTCGTCGAGAACGATCAAATCCCAGCGGCTTTTTTCAATCGAACCAATATCGCGCAACACTTGCTCGTAGTTACAAACCGTGAAAAAACACGAATTGCCGTATTGGTCGGATCGCTCTGTCGTACGTCCGGCAATGAGCTGCACGTCGCGATTGCAAAAGCGATGGATTTCATTTCGCCATTGCGATTTGAGTGACGCGGGACACACGACCAGCACTTTGCGAATTTCCGCTTCCCGTGCAAGCAACTCGGCCACGCCGACGGCCTGAATCGTCTTGCCCAACCCCATGTCGTCGGCCAGCACCGCGCGTCCGCTGCCGACCGCAAAGGCGATGCCGTCAAGCTGATAGGGGAGCAGCTTGACTTTCATCAGCGAATCGCGCAGCGCGTGATTGGCGGGGTCGCGGCGGATTTCCGCCACTAGATCGCGAATTCGCTCGGCGTGCAGCCGCTGTTGAATAAATTCTTCGGCGTCGGGAAAAATGTGGAATTGCCCGCCCACAGCCTCCAGCCGCTGCAATTGGCGCAGCAACCCGCGAACGTCGGTAATCGGTCGATCGCGCCACGGGCGGACGATTTCGGCCTGTTCGGCGGACAATTGCTCCGGCGCAACCAACTGGAGCGTCACCTCGCGATCGTAACGCAAATGCACCGCAATCCGCCACGGCTTGTAGGGCCGAGCCAACTGCCGCGGCGTAAATTTCCGCTTCACGCTGTGGCATACTTTCAAAATGTGCTTGCACGTGCCTAGAGTATTGGTACGAAAATCAGGACAAGTGCAGTACGATTCGCCAGGCTTCAGGCCGCGCAATGCCACACGATACGTCTTGCCGCTCAATAGGCTGGTCACGGCATAATCGGCCCACGGCTTCGCTTGGTCGGACGACGCGATTTTCATTTTCTCGGTTCGCGCACGATCCTTGCGCTCATCAAGCGCGCGGATCGTCGCTTCATCATCGCTCTGCTCGACGGCCGGTTTGCGATCCGGCGGCGCGGCAAGTCCAAGCTGAGTCTTGTGTTCCAGCACGGTCGAGAGCACCGCACCGACGTGCTCACAAGCCATCTTGCAAGAATCGCAATTCCAAGCCAAGCGGTCCTTGACGTGAGTGGCCATGGTCAACGTGGCGATGGCTTCCGGGCCATCCGGTCCATGAAACGTCACCCGCAGCAAGTCGCCGCCGAAATACACATCATCGTTAAGATTGATTTCGCGCCGCGAACCGCTAACAATCAGTTTCTTGCCTTCCGGCCCCAGCAGTTTGCAGGCCTGCTCGAACGACAATCGAGAAAGGCGGTCGCGAAACGTCAGCAAATGAGACGGCTTGACGGCGGCAGTAGCCATGGCGCAGATCCTCCGTGAGTGCAGGGCGGGAGAGGGACGAATAGCTCCAATGTATCGCCTGTGCGCGAAAAGCCAACTAGGCTCGAAATCGGACGAACATGATTTTCAGTGGCGGATGGCCGCAGGCCAATCAACCTGCCCAATAACTTGCACGCACAGCGGTGATCGTCAGTCGCGGCGATCGTGATTTCGTGATCCGGCATTCTGGCGTCACATTATCGACGCGCTTTCCGGCCTCGCGGTCGAAAAGCCGGTGGGTCAATTTTTACCCGAGACAAAAATTCATTGGCCGATTCGTCGTCACCTTCATCGTCGAGCTGCACTTCCTTTTCCAGTTGAATCGACTTGGCGCTGGCCAACACATAGAGTACCAGGTGCGTGGCAAAGCCCGTTGACACCACGCCGGTCAGCACGGCCGATCCCCATTCCATACCGAACAGCCACTTGAGAAGCCCCCCGACAACCGCCCCAACACACAGGAGCGGGACTAGCATTGCCAGAATCGCCACCATTATTC
Encoded here:
- a CDS encoding class I tRNA ligase family protein; translated protein: DGKFTDEAPDYQGQWVKSADKQIIHDLKSKGLLFHREEYRHEYPFCWRAEEDPLIQYPRKSWFIRTSDNKEAMLENNRQIHWLPEHIKEGRFGNFLETNVDWALSRERFWGTPLPIWVCDETGKMEAVASYDELLKKPGVTGTEVWDTAKKANPNLADDLKVHKPYIDEVRYDSPFAAGAKMTRVKDVIDCWYDSGAMPFAQWGYQGRKAEGSGQKAEENFRTQFPADFISEALDQTRGWFYSQLAISTLLFPKDENPYPHPFRNCIVLGLMLGEDGQKMSKSKRNYREPGEIFDKYGADALRWYFFATQPPWTTIRYSERAIRDSIPEFLLRLWNVYSFFVIYANIDGFEPAAELAEFRIQGSGREIEFETLESSALAQAKSYRPIKERSELDRWILSELNRTAKHVVERMDAYDNYGAAQRIIEFVDALSNWYVRRSRDRFWSEDKRSPNKLDAYWTLYECLLTTAKIVAPFVPFLAEEMWRNLAGGEQRAAGHQIHSAASRQPPANVVPSVHLTDFPTGDAGAIDEQLSAQMNLVREIASLGLAARMGAKLKVRQPLAKVEVILADRSQQAWLEGHVELLKKELNVKQVEFTQQADHYITYTVLPDLKRLGPRLGKKLPLVKIALGNADAAKLLAEMESTGSVSLPLDDGSRQSLDRDDLQVRLQAKPGWAAAQGKDCVVVLATRIPAELVTEGVARELVHAIQSLRKDTGCDYTDRIEVGIVTDSAEIRRAVEQFNEYLCGETLAVKLTLSSIDRIAPVEVKLGEDSLKLYAKVTAK
- the purN gene encoding phosphoribosylglycinamide formyltransferase, which gives rise to MQFTPGQHVSPLRIAVLISGGGTTLRNLIDKIGKSQLDAKIELVISSAAKARGLDFARAASIPIQIVSPSKFTSAAEFSEATFNSCRAAGVHLVVMGGYLKHVLIPDDFSGRVVNIHPALLPGFGGRGFYGRYVHQAVLESGARISGCTVHFVDNQYDHGPIILQKTVPVLEDDTPETLATRVFAAECEAYPEALRMIARERRAKP
- a CDS encoding DEAD/DEAH box helicase, which encodes MATAAVKPSHLLTFRDRLSRLSFEQACKLLGPEGKKLIVSGSRREINLNDDVYFGGDLLRVTFHGPDGPEAIATLTMATHVKDRLAWNCDSCKMACEHVGAVLSTVLEHKTQLGLAAPPDRKPAVEQSDDEATIRALDERKDRARTEKMKIASSDQAKPWADYAVTSLLSGKTYRVALRGLKPGESYCTCPDFRTNTLGTCKHILKVCHSVKRKFTPRQLARPYKPWRIAVHLRYDREVTLQLVAPEQLSAEQAEIVRPWRDRPITDVRGLLRQLQRLEAVGGQFHIFPDAEEFIQQRLHAERIRDLVAEIRRDPANHALRDSLMKVKLLPYQLDGIAFAVGSGRAVLADDMGLGKTIQAVGVAELLAREAEIRKVLVVCPASLKSQWRNEIHRFCNRDVQLIAGRTTERSDQYGNSCFFTVCNYEQVLRDIGSIEKSRWDLIVLDEGQRIKNWESKTSRVIKALKSRFALVLSGTPLENRLDELYSVVQFIDDRRLGPGFRFFNQHRIVDEKGKVLGYKNLDRLRQRLQPILLRRTRDSVRLELPERTTEIVRIPPSDEQLALHDAHMQKVAAIVRKKFISEMDLLRLRMALLMCRMSADASYLVTKEKPNFSTKLERLEELFDDIADEADRKVVLFSEWTTMLDLIEPLLKHRRMNFVRLDGSVPQKEREQLVHEFQTNPECRFFLTSNAGSTGLNLQAANTVINVDLPWNPAVLEQRIGRAHRMGQTQSVQVFILVTEGTLEENLLATLSAKKDLALAALDPNSDVDTVEMRSGTEELKSRLEILLGAKPAAPLDQSVQQQREQEVQREQIHRQRVSEAGGQLLGAVFQFLDQLVTGNQEHSPHAPEPMVNDLRTRLESCVESDAEGRPRLTVTLPSRKSLDQLSQTLARLMVAGTVGGENVSTR